The following is a genomic window from Paenibacillus sp. FSL R5-0766.
CCCTTCCATGCAGTATCTACATCAAAGGTATACTCTCTTAATAAGCCATCATGCTTCGACTGTTGAGAACGTCCCTTCTTCACCACTTCTCCTGTAAATACAGTTGTGTTTGTCTTCAATCTCTCTTGAACATCACTCTCGACACAACTGCAAGCATACACTTTCTCTCCGGGAAATAGAGCTAACCCAGACGTAACCAACAGTAAGACCAACATGCACATCACCAACCGTCGTTTCATTCCGCCCACTCCCCTATTAGATTCTCTGCTCAAACAACCGTGTTAAGGTTACATATTTTTATTGCTACAATAATTATTGTAAAATTATAGCACAATACCAATATGGCTATGATCGCATTCGCAGACACAACCTACAAAATCAAACATCGCGGAGGAACTGAACATTTGATGCAAAACTGGAAAAGAAACGTCTCATTCCCGTTGCTCGTTGCAGCGTTATGCATGATCGCCTTTATAAGCATCGCCCTGTCCATCAGCGACAACCAGATTCATCGATTTGATGATACCTTAATCGGATGGATTCAGGGGTTGGAATCCCCTGGTATGACACAATTCATGCACCTTTTCACCTGGATCGGCAGCGAAATGCCAGTGGTCTTCATTACCATCATCGCCATGATTGTATTATACATTTTCCTGCGACACAAACGCGAACTGCTCTTCCTGGCTTGTGTGATCGCAGGTTCAACCCTGTTAAATGCATTGCTCAAGCTGGTATTCCAGCGTGCCAGACCTACCATTAACCGGATCATTGAAGTGAGCGGTTATAGCTTCCCCAGTGGGCATTCTATGGCAGCATTTAGCCTGTATGGTGGACTGGCCTTTCTAATCTGGAAACATGTACCCACCGTCACTGGACGTGTACTGATGATTATTGCCAGCGCCGTATTTATACTGACCATTGGGATAAGTCGTATCTACTTGGGGGTACATTATCCAAGTGATATTGTCGGCGGATACTTCTTAAGTGGTTGCTGGCTCTCCACATGCATCTGGTTTTATCGGCGGCATTTGGAACGCATGTCCCAACTGCAAAGCAGAAGGCTTGCCTAGGCGGCCCGCTGTTGTACTACACAAAGAAATACCCGGCTTTCCTTAACTGAAGGATAGCCGGGTATTTCTTTGTGTTAAATGTCCTATCTTATTCTTGAATCCCATCCTGTATGAGGTGCAAATCCACATGTAAGCGAATATCCATGGCAGAATAGTTCTTGTAGAATGTCTGGCTATTCCATTGACGGGTACGGCTTTTCACATAATCTCCGAAGCCTACAGGGTCCACATGTTCGGACTGAAATTTCTGAACAAGTCGATTGATTTTCTCTTCCATATGTTGTTGGATCTCATACTCCAGAGCTTTCATATCGTTGCCCGATAAGAGAAAGTCATTTTGAGAGTCTTTAATGACGGAAGCACTGATCCGAATGCTCGTATCCAAAGTCTTGGACTGTGGATCAGAAGACCGATGCTTTACGGATGAAGACAAAATTTTAAGCAATGCATAGTGAGGTTCTTTCGGAACAGATTGTGTCAAGTTAGGAACATCTGTGACAGGCACCAGAAACTTGCCGTTTTTAGCGTTCTCTGTCAGCAATTTCAAACATAATCCCTCCTCCTCATTGATCTGAAGCGTTGCGAGTTCACCCCTAAATATAACCAACCCATCCAATTCAATTTTCTGTTGTTCATTAAGGGTGAGCCTTGGAAGATAAATATCCTGCCCCTTGCTGAAATACTGGAACAACGTCTGATGCAAGCTTGAATGAGGGAGATTTGCATAATTGGCATTTTGCTCGATTAATTTCATCAGATATAACGGATCTTGAAAAGGCATGGATGCTTTAATAATATCCAGCGCCTTGCCTTCAGCAACCGCAAGCTGCATCCGTCTGGACACCTTTGTATTGTGAGACAGAATATGCAAAATATTACCAATACCATGACGTGCATATATTTCCCCGAGTACCATCACTCTTAACTGGCCGTATTCAATAGGTTCCTTCGACTGCATATTCATCCTTGACACAACGTCAAAGTTATTCGATGAATCGATTTCCATCAATCTAACATCACTTTTGTCTTTGTCGCTATACTCCCCAATCAGCACACTGTTATGGATGTGGTTGTCTTGCAGATCGTATGCGGAAGTCAGAACAAGACTGATCTTGTTAATGATACTGGTATCTTTACAGGAACTGAGAAGAAATATGACCATTAAAATCAACAGGATTCTGCCTATACGGTTCATACCTAATCACTCCTCGTCCAGACGATTTGTTCGATGCATTTTACCTGGCTTATAACGAATGAAAGAGAGTGGCCTCAAATAACTCGGACGGGTAGTCGTCTGTTCATAGGATGCTCGAATCAGGCTGTCTTTG
Proteins encoded in this region:
- a CDS encoding Ger(x)C family spore germination protein, which gives rise to MNRIGRILLILMVIFLLSSCKDTSIINKISLVLTSAYDLQDNHIHNSVLIGEYSDKDKSDVRLMEIDSSNNFDVVSRMNMQSKEPIEYGQLRVMVLGEIYARHGIGNILHILSHNTKVSRRMQLAVAEGKALDIIKASMPFQDPLYLMKLIEQNANYANLPHSSLHQTLFQYFSKGQDIYLPRLTLNEQQKIELDGLVIFRGELATLQINEEEGLCLKLLTENAKNGKFLVPVTDVPNLTQSVPKEPHYALLKILSSSVKHRSSDPQSKTLDTSIRISASVIKDSQNDFLLSGNDMKALEYEIQQHMEEKINRLVQKFQSEHVDPVGFGDYVKSRTRQWNSQTFYKNYSAMDIRLHVDLHLIQDGIQE
- a CDS encoding phosphatase PAP2 family protein encodes the protein MQNWKRNVSFPLLVAALCMIAFISIALSISDNQIHRFDDTLIGWIQGLESPGMTQFMHLFTWIGSEMPVVFITIIAMIVLYIFLRHKRELLFLACVIAGSTLLNALLKLVFQRARPTINRIIEVSGYSFPSGHSMAAFSLYGGLAFLIWKHVPTVTGRVLMIIASAVFILTIGISRIYLGVHYPSDIVGGYFLSGCWLSTCIWFYRRHLERMSQLQSRRLA